In Hippocampus zosterae strain Florida chromosome 3, ASM2543408v3, whole genome shotgun sequence, a genomic segment contains:
- the adck2 gene encoding uncharacterized aarF domain-containing protein kinase 2: MAVAVLGARAVLLTLQRASLSGRTRLIQTSRSCLVKRRHVLINIPKVALLCWGTASASSAKCQQASLPTQIITRKSLAKVQVHKLVFLLRLGLRAIVLFLKFSPILLLSPLVLVSTHWASCWLDALLWVTESSGPAFIKLGQWASTRRDIFPQEFCDRFSRLHVKVCPHSWAHTKQCLKRAFGDGWKKVLLFESKEPIGSGCVAQVYRGWANKDQVEDPDFQTLVDELEKEDLLEAWEIPGLSGVPSPLWNLWNRGSKEDVEALHEQNTPQKDSLIPVAIKVLHPGLRRQVEIDLLLMKAASCLLHCLPGLKWLSLPEIVDEFEKLMTKQIDLRFEAKNIEHFRENFRNVDYVKFPTPLRPFVTRTILVETFEESEPISEYLRAETPQEVKHRIARMGVDTLLKMVFVDNFVHADLHPGNILVQRCGPAVGSSHVPGGDRGKTTLTDLWDTVVVSVRPEPCPFQLVLLDAGLVAQLSGRDLDNFKAVFTAVVLRQGERVAELILHHARANECRDVPRFKREMAELVDVALSGTLSLGKIQVADLLSRVFGLLIKHKVKLESNFASIVFAIMVLEGLGRSLDPNLDILELAKPLLLKNCASSL, from the exons ATGGCAGTGGCGGTATTAGGAGCGAGAGCGGTTCTTCTCACCCTCCAAAGAGCAAGCCTTTCTGGTCGAACCCGACTCATCCAGACGTCTAGGTCGTGTCTGGTCAAGAGGAGGCACGTTTTGATCAACATCCCCAAGGTAGCACTGCTGTGTTGGGGCACAGCCAGTGCATCCTCAGCCAAATGCCAGCAAGCGTCTCTGCCAACCCAAATCATCACCAGGAAGTCTCTTGCCAAGGTTCAAGTGCACAAACTGGTCTTTCTCCTCCGCCTGGGCCTGCGTGCGATAGTGCTGTTCCTGAAGTTCTCTCCCATCTTGCTTCTCTCCCCCTTGGTTCTGGTTTCCACTCACTGGGCCTCGTGCTGGTTGGACGCCCTGCTGTGGGTAACTGAAAGCTCTGGCCCAGCCTTCATTAAACTCGGGCAGTGGGCCAGCACCAGGCGGGACATCTTCCCTCAAGAGTTTTGCGACCGGTTCTCCAGGCTACACGTAAAGGTGTGTCCTCATTCTTGGGCTCACACTAAGCAGTGTCTCAAGAGAGCTTTTGGGGACGGCTGGAAGAAAGTACTCTTATTCGAGAGCAAGGAGCCGATAGGCTCGGGGTGCGTGGCGCAGGTTTATCGCGGCTGGGCCAATAAGGATCAGGTGGAGGACCCGGACTTCCAGACACTGGTGGACGAGCTGGAGAAGGAGGATCTTCTGGAAGCTTGGGAGATTCCTGGTTTGAGTGGAGTGCCGAGCCCTTTGTGGAATCTCTGGAATAGAGGAAGCAAGGAAGATGTCGAGGCACTGCATGAGCAGAACACCCCGCAGAAGGACAGCTTGATACCTGTGGCCATCAAG GTGCTGCATCCGGGGCTGAGACGGCAAGTGGAGATTGACCTGCTGCTGATGAAGGCCGCGAGTTGCCTTCTGCACTGCCTGCCTGGTCTCAAATGGCTGAGCCTGCCCGAGATCGTTGACGAGTTTGAGAAGCTCATGACCAAACAG ATCGACCTCCGTTTCGAGGCCAAGAACATCGAACACTTCCGCGAGAATTTCCGCAACGTGGACTACGTCAAGTTCCCCACACCGTTACGGCCTTTTGTCACCAGGACGATTCTGGTGGAAACATTTGAG GAGAGCGAGCCCATCTCAGAGTACCTGAGAGCCGAGACTCCTCAAGAGGTGAAGCATAGGATTGCCAGAATGGGAGTCGACACTTTGCTAAAAATG GTTTTTGTGGATAATTTTGTCCATGCCGATCTCCATCCGGGCAACATTTTAGTCCAGCGTTGCGGCCCAGCCGTCGGCTCCTCACACGTCCCCGGAGGAGACCGCGGCAAGACCACCCTGACCGACCTGTGGGACACGGTGGTGGTGAGCGTCAGACCCGAGCCGTGTCCTTTCCAGCTGGTGCTGCTGGACGCCGGCCTCGTGGCCCAGCTGAGCGGCCGCGACCTGGACAACTTCAAGGCCGTCTTCACCGCTGTGGTGCTGCGCCAG GGTGAGCGAGTAGCAGAGCTAATCCTCCATCACGCTCGGGCCAACGAGTGCCGAGACGTGCCGCGCTTCAAGAGGGAGATGGCGGAACTGGTGGACGTTGCCCTCAGTGGCACCCTCTCCCTGGGGAAG ATTCAAGTGGCTGACTTGCTCTCCAGAGTCTTTGGCCTACTCATCAAACACAAG GTGAAGCTGGAGAGTAACTTTGCGTCCATCGTGTTTGCCATCATGGTGCTGGAAGGCCTTGGCCGCTCTTTGGACCCCAACTTGGACATTTTGGAGCTGGCCAAACCACTGCTGCTCAAAAACTGTGCCTCATCCTTATAA